The genomic window TGCTCAGAAGCAGATCATTGTTCCTCGTAAAGGGGTGCAAGAGCTCGTCAAATTATTGGATGCGCCTGAACAGCCCGTGACATTGCAGATTGGTCACTCTAATGTGCGAGCTGAAGTGAACAACTATGTCTTCACGTCTAAGCTTGTTGATGGTCGTTTTCCTGATTATCGCCGCGTAATGCCGCAAAATACCACTAAAACACTCGAAGCCGGTTGCGATGAGTTACGTTCCGCATTTTCTCGAGCTGCGATTCTTTCGAATGAAAAATTCCGTGGTGTTCGCGTAAACCTTGTGGATAGTGAGATGCGTATTACCGCGAATAACCCAGAGCAAGAAGAAGCGGAAGAAGTGCTAGATGTAAGCTTTGACGGTGATGCGTTAGAGATTGGTTTCAACGTAAGTTATGTATTGGATGTGTTGAATACACTGCGTTGTGAGCAGGTTCGTATCTCAATGTCAGATGCGAATGCGAGTGCTTTGATTGAAAATGCACAAGATGACAGCGCTATGTACGTTGTTATGCCGATTCGTTTATAAGTGTTGTGTGTTAAGAAACCATGATCTACCCCGTTTACCTATCGAGTCGTGATTGAAGATTACTATGAAAACGTTATGCCTTTATCGCGCTTAATCGTTAAGCAATTTAGAAATATTGAAGCCTGTGACATTCAACCGTCATCAGGCTTTAACTTTCTTATAGGGGCTAACGGAAGTGGCAAAACCAGTGTCCTTGAAGCGATATATCTGCTTGGACACGGTCGTTCATTCAAGAGCTCATTAACCGGTCGCATCATACAAAATGAGTGTAGCGAGCTGTTTGTACATGGCCGTTTTATGACCTCGGATCAATTTGAGCTGCCCATTGGCATTAATAAGCAGCGTGATGGCACAACAGAGGTTAAAATAAGCGGTCAAACAGGGCAAAAACTGGCTCAGTTAGCTCAAGTTTTGCCATTGCAGTTGATTCATCCTGAAGGGTTTGATTTACTGACGGATGGGCCGAAGCATCGCCGTGCATTCATTGATTGGGGAGTGTTCCACAGTGAGCCGGGCTTTTATGATGCTTGGGGAAGAGTGAAGCGGCTCAATAAACAGCGTAATGCACTATTAAAAACGGCGACAGGCTATCGAGAGCTAAGCTATTGGGATCAAGAACTGGCCCGTTTAGC from Vibrio artabrorum includes these protein-coding regions:
- the recF gene encoding DNA replication/repair protein RecF (All proteins in this family for which functions are known are DNA-binding proteins that assist the filamentation of RecA onto DNA for the initiation of recombination or recombinational repair.), with translation MPLSRLIVKQFRNIEACDIQPSSGFNFLIGANGSGKTSVLEAIYLLGHGRSFKSSLTGRIIQNECSELFVHGRFMTSDQFELPIGINKQRDGTTEVKISGQTGQKLAQLAQVLPLQLIHPEGFDLLTDGPKHRRAFIDWGVFHSEPGFYDAWGRVKRLNKQRNALLKTATGYRELSYWDQELARLAESISQWRATYVEQLKEVAEEICATFLPEFEIKINYYRGWDKDTPYAEILEKNFERDQLLGYTFSGPNKADLKIKVNGTPVEDVLSRGQLKLMVCALRVAQGQHLTQMTGKQCIYLIDDFASELDSQRRARLAECLKATEAQVFVSSITADQIADMHDENSRMFHVEHGKIEQG